GACGGCGTGATCGACACCGTCACCGTGAACACCAAGGAGACCGACCAGTGAGCACCAGACTGAGCCCCCGGCAGCGACCGGCCGACAACCAGGTCGTCCCGCTCAAGCACCCCGGCCGCATCATCGCCGCCGTCATCCTCGTCGCCCTGGCGGCGTGGGTCATCATCGGCGCCGCGGGCAACAGCGCCTTCGGCTGGGGCACCTACGTCGACTACCTCTTCGACACCCGCATCCTCGCCGCCCTGTGGAAGACCGTCGCCCTCACCGTCCTCGCCATGGTCATCGGCGTGGTCGTCGGTGCGCTCATGGCGGTGCTGCGCATGTCGCCCAACCCGGTGATGCGCGGCTTCTCCTGGGTGTACCTGTGGCTGTTCCGCGGCACCCCGGTGTACGTCCAGCTGGTGTTCTGGGGCCTGCTCGGCACCATCTACCAGACCATCAACGTCGGCTTCGCCGAGATCACCCTCGACAGTTTCCTGTCGAACTTCTTCGTCCTCGCCTTCCTCGGCCTGGGCCTCAACGAGTCCGCCTACATGGCCGAGATCGTCCGCGCCGGCGTCCAGTCGGTGCCGGAGGGCCAGTCGGAGGCGTCGAAGGCACTGGGGATGACCTGGGGGCAGAACATGCGGCGCACCGTGCTGCCGCAGGCCATGCGGATCATCATCCCGCCGACCGGCAATGAGCTGATCAGCATGCTGAAGACCACCTCGCTGGTCATCGCGGTGCCCTACGCCGGCGAGCTGTACGGCCGGTCCACCGACATCGCCTACGCCATGTTCGAGCCGGTGCCGATGCTGCTGGTCGCGGCGACCTGGTACCTGGTCATCACCTCGGTGCTCATGGTCGGCCAGCACTACCTGGAGAAGTTCTACGCCCGGGGTTCCTCCCGGACCCTCACCAGCCGCCAGCTCGCCGCACTCGCGGACGCCGAGGGCGTCCCGCCGGCGAACGTCACCGTCGAAGAGCAGGAGAACCGCTGATGACCGAGACGACCCCCATGATCAGCTTCCGTGACGTGTGGAAGCGCTACGGTCACCTCGACGTGCTCAAGGGCATCGACCTGGAGGTGCCGGCCGGGTCGGTGACCTGCCTGATCGGCCCGTCGGGCGGCGGCAAGTCCACCCTGCTGCGGTGTGTGAACCACCTGGAGCAGATCGATGCCGGACGCATCGAGGTCGACGGTGAGCTCATCGGTTACACCGAGCGCAACGGCCGGCTCTACGAGATCACCGAGCGGGAGGCCGCCCGGCAGCGCGCCGATGTCGGCATGGTCTTCCAGCAGTTCAACCTGTTCCCCCACCGCACGGTGCTCGCCAACATCACCGAGGCGCCGGTGCGGGTCAAGGGTGAGTCGAAGGCCGCGGCGGAGAAGACCGCCCGCGAGCTGCTGGCCCAGGTGGGGCTGGCGGACAAGGCGGACGCCTGGCCGGTGCAGCTGTCCGGCGGGCAGCAGCAGCGGGTGGCGATCGCCCGCGCCCTGGCGATGAAGCCGAA
This is a stretch of genomic DNA from Corynebacterium nuruki S6-4. It encodes these proteins:
- a CDS encoding amino acid ABC transporter ATP-binding protein, translated to MTETTPMISFRDVWKRYGHLDVLKGIDLEVPAGSVTCLIGPSGGGKSTLLRCVNHLEQIDAGRIEVDGELIGYTERNGRLYEITEREAARQRADVGMVFQQFNLFPHRTVLANITEAPVRVKGESKAAAEKTARELLAQVGLADKADAWPVQLSGGQQQRVAIARALAMKPKLMLFDEPTSALDPELVGDVLGVMRQLAEDGMTMLVVTHEMAFAREVADQVAFMADGRIVETGSGRELITDPKEERTKEFLSSIL
- a CDS encoding amino acid ABC transporter permease, giving the protein MSTRLSPRQRPADNQVVPLKHPGRIIAAVILVALAAWVIIGAAGNSAFGWGTYVDYLFDTRILAALWKTVALTVLAMVIGVVVGALMAVLRMSPNPVMRGFSWVYLWLFRGTPVYVQLVFWGLLGTIYQTINVGFAEITLDSFLSNFFVLAFLGLGLNESAYMAEIVRAGVQSVPEGQSEASKALGMTWGQNMRRTVLPQAMRIIIPPTGNELISMLKTTSLVIAVPYAGELYGRSTDIAYAMFEPVPMLLVAATWYLVITSVLMVGQHYLEKFYARGSSRTLTSRQLAALADAEGVPPANVTVEEQENR